One window of Aspergillus oryzae RIB40 DNA, chromosome 3 genomic DNA carries:
- a CDS encoding sulfotransferase family protein (predicted protein), with protein sequence MGQTASAPKPGTQIQVIGAGLPRTGTASFSAALTILLDGPVYHGGTQLTRGSPSELKSWIHILRAWLEDDKRTVLSIVKSRLEGYAAITDAPGCQLLPELLELYPDAKVICTVRDPIAWEKSMNQIHSFARLSFLKILLLPLPGMRHFVDFTWLLRQQWGNLYADGRRFSSVKEVSDTLPQRAIYSKHVAWLQENVPADRLVFFDVREGWEPLCKALGKDVPTDIPFPHVNDSEEIARTAKYHIRRALIRWVGIFAITGIAITGFMRRW encoded by the coding sequence atGGGTCAAACTGCTTCAGCTCCCAAGCCAGGGACCCAGATCCAAGTCATCGGCGCCGGACTACCCCGTACCGGTACTGCATCCTTCAGCGCTGCCTTGACCATCCTCCTCGATGGCCCCGTCTACCACGGCGGCACCCAGTTGACCCGCGGCTCGCCCTCCGAGTTAAAATCATGGATTCACATCCTTCGTGCATGGCTGGAGGACGATAAGCGCACGGTGTTGTCCATCGTCAAATCTCGTCTCGAAGGTTATGCAGCTATCACCGACGCCCCAGGCTGTCAGCTCCTCccagagctgctggagctctACCCGGACGCCAAGGTCATCTGTACCGTACGCGACCCCATCGCGTGGGAGAAAAGCATGAACCAGATTCACAGCTTTGCACGCCTGTCGTTCTTAAAgattctcctccttccactACCGGGGATGAGACATTTTGTAGACTTTACTTGGTTGCTACGCCAGCAGTGGGGCAATCTGTATGCGGATGGTCGGCGGTTCAGCTCGGTGAAGGAGGTGAGCGATACGCTTCCGCAGAGGGCGATCTACTCCAAGCATGTCGCTTGGCTGCAGGAAAATGTGCCTGCTGATCGGCTGGTGTTTTTTGACGTTCGAGAGGGTTGGGAGCCGCTGTGTAAAGCGCTGGGTAAAGATGTCCCTACGGATATACCCTTCCCACATGTGAACGATTCCGAGGAGATCGCACGTACTGCGAAGTATCACATCCGACGTGCCTTGATCCGATGGGTGGGGATCTTTGCTATTACTGGGATTGCTATTACAGGATTTATGAGGCGATGGTGA
- a CDS encoding putative cytochrome P450 oxygenase (cytochrome P450 CYP3/CYP5/CYP6/CYP9 subfamilies), protein MGVISVVTFLASAKEHFIISILLLFPIALILRTIYRLYIDPLHHIPGPKLAAISHLYEFYHDVVRGGLFIWEIEKMHQEYGPIVRINPREVHIKDPYFYDELYAPAHGWRDKDAKSVEIFSSPNALVSTVDHHTHRMRRKLLTSFFSRRSIERIEPVIHESLSKFLDSLITAYEEDSVVELIDRLQALTGHVITQYAYGEDYGLHEPQNIGKGIVKVVQEGTEQIHLHRFFPLIQRFLRLIPSFFMTQLFPARAAMYDLLHGVRKKSIEVLQQKDVCTPTERTTMFHALTAPEVPPEERTLQRLEDEGLVLFAAGTETTATTLGVAIFHILSDPMVLTKLRKELEQVMPTPEGLATWRELEKLPYLNGVIHEALRFSGLAMRQQRVSPTEVIKYKDYAIPPGTPVSMLQYFLHTDPALFSDPEKFYPERWMLAAERKESLSRFLVTFGKGTRSCIGMNLAYAELHTALAAIVRRFDLELYETTAEDIRFVRDKLLPRAKNGPWRVRVKVVGIRKD, encoded by the exons ATGGGTGTGATTTCCGTTGTCACCTTTTTGGCTTCCGCCAAGGAGCACTTCATTATATCTATCCTACTACTTTTCCCAATCGCTTTGATTTTACGTACTATATATCGACTGTATATTGATCCGCTCCATCATATACCAGGCCCTAAGCTAGCAGCAATCAGTCATCTCTATGAATTCTATCACGATGTCGTCCGGGGTGGATTGTTCATCTGGGAAATCGAAAAAATGCACCAAGAATATG GCCCTATTGTGCGGATCAACCCGCGTGAAGTCCACATTAAAGATCCGTATTTTTATGACGAGCTCTATGCTCCTGCCCACGGGTGGCGAGACAAGGACGCAAAGTCCGTTGAGATATTCAGTTCGCCCAACGCGTTGGTTTCAACAGTTGACCATCATACCCATCGCATGCGCCGGAAGTTACTCACCTCATTCTTTTCAAGACGGTCGATCGAGAGGATCGAGCCGGTTATCCACGAATCACTTTCAAAGTTCTTGGATAGCCTTATTACGGCCTACGAGGAAGATTCCGTAGTAGAGCTCATCGACAGACTCCAAGCGTTGACAGGCCACGTCATCACACAATATGCGTATGGAGAGGACTATGGTCTCCACGAACCGCAAAATATCGGAAAGGGCATTGTGAAGGTTGTCCAGGAAGGGACGGAGCAAATCCACCTGCACCGGTTTTTCCCTCTTATCCAGCGTTTTTTGCGATTAATACCCTCATTCTTCATGACTCAGCTCTTTCCAGCCCGAGCGGCAATGTACGACCTGTTGCATGGAGTACGAAAGAAATCAATAGAGGTGCTTCAGCAGAAGGACGTGTGCACTCCTACCGAGAGAACAACCATGTTCCATGCCCTTACAGCTCCGGAGGTACCCCCCGAAGAACGGACGTTGCAACGCCTCGAGGATGAGGGATTGGTTCTGTTCGCGGCCGGCACAGAGACCACCGCGACCACCTTAGGAGTGGCTATATTCCACATTCTTAGTGATCCAATGGTCCTTACAAAACTTCGCAAAGAGCTTGAACAAGTAATGCCCACTCCAGAAGGTCTGGCAACATGGCGGGAGCTTGAAAAGCTGCCATATTTG AACGGGGTTATTCATGAAGCCTTGCGCTTTTCGGGTCTAGCTATGCGGCAACAGAGGGTGTCGCCGACCGAGGTAATCAAATACAAGGATTATGCCATTCCACCTGGG ACTCCCGTTAGTATGCTTCAATACTTCTTGCATACGGATCCGGCACTGTTTTCCGATCCCGAGAAATTTTACCCTGAGCGCTGGATGCTCGCGGCGGAGCGTAAGGAGAGTCTTTCGAGATTCCTGGTGACATTTGGCAAAGGGACACGATCCTGTATCGGAATGAA CCTTGCCTATGCAGAATTACACACTGCTTTAGCAGCCATTGTCCGTCGATTCGATCTGGAGCTTTACGAGACAACTGCGGAGGATATTCGTTTCGTGCGAGACAAACTGCTCCCACGGGCCAAGAATGGTCCCTGGAGAGTTCGAGTGAAAGTTGTGGGCATCCGCAAAGACTAG
- a CDS encoding nucleoside deaminase (cytosine/adenosine deaminases) produces the protein MVSESDINYLRRCVDLAREALEAGDSPFGSVLVDAAGKVIYEDRNRTVTEADVTWHPEFTIVKWAQKNLTPTERAAATVYTSGEHCPMCAAAHANAGLGRIVYASSTAQFVQWRMEMGIKPGPVAPLSINQVAPDLLVDGPALGLDEEVRGLHQRKQARSVS, from the coding sequence ATGGTCTCCGAATCAGACATCAACTATTTACGCCGTTGCGTAGACCTAGCCCGTGAAGCTCTCGAAGCGGGCGATTCCCCATTCGGGTCAGTTTTAGTGGACGCCGCCGGGAAGGTTATCTACGAGGATCGCAACCGCACCGTGACCGAAGCAGACGTCACCTGGCACCCAGAGTTCACAATCGTCAAGTGGGCGCAGAAGAACCTGACTCCGACGGAGCGCGCCGCTGCCACAGTCTACACTTCGGGTGAGCACTGTCCAATGTGCGCGGCTGCTCATGCAAACGCGGGCTTGGGGCGAATTGTGTACGCGAGCTCTACTGCTCAATTTGTGCagtggaggatggagatgggCATAAAACCTGGTCCGGTTGCCCCGTTGTCGATCAATCAGGTGGCACCGGATCTACTTGTTGATGGCCCGGCTCTGggtctggatgaggaggttcGGGGGTTGCATCAGAGGAAGCAGGCGAGAAGTGTATCGTAA
- a CDS encoding FPP/GGPP synthase family protein (geranylgeranyl pyrophosphate synthase/Polyprenyl synthetase), translated as MGSLPTPPLEYVGYNLAEPKSSEQIICGPLDYLLSSGGKNIRHKLMLAFNEWLQIPPEKAEIISEIVNLLHTASLLIDDIQDSSKLRRGKPVAHSIFGVAQTINSANYAYFLAQQKLSSLHSTRANDVFVEELLNLHRGQGMDLHWRDTLTCPTEEQYIGMVLDKTGGLFRLAVKLMQLESNQTCDCIPLTNTLGTIFQIRDDILNLSGGEYTKNKGFCEDITEGKFSFPIIHSINSDPRNMQLMNILRQRSEDNSLKAYAVDYITSTRSFTYSYQKLNSLIAEAKSMVEELDAQMGPSRGMCAFLEMLNLN; from the exons ATGGGGTCCTTGCCAACTCCTCCCTTGGAATATGTCGGTTACAATCTGGCCGAACCGAAGAGCAGTGAGCAG ATTATTTGTGGGCCTCTGGACTACCTCCTGTCATCTGGAGGAAAGAACATTCGACACAAGCTCATGCTAGCATTCAACGAATGGCTTCAGATTCCCCCGGAGAAGGCCGAAATTATAAGCGAGATTGTCAATCTATTGCACACGGCATCTCTGCT GATTGACGATATTCAAGACTCCTCCAAGCTTCGGCGGGGGAAGCCAGTCGCACATAGCATCTTTGGTGTAGCTCAGACCATCAACTCCGCCAACTACGCATACTTCCTCGCACAGCAGAAATTGTCCTCTCTGCATAGCACACGCGCAAATGATGTTTTTGTCGAGGAGCTCTTAAATCTTCATAGGGGCCAGGGGATGGATCTGCACTGGCGAGACACTCTGACGTGCCCTACGGAAGAACAATACATTGGCATGGTTCTGGACAAGACGGGGGGGTTATTCCGACTCGCAGTCAAACTCATGCAGCTGGAAAGCAATCAGACATG CGACTGTATACCTCTGACGAACACCCTTGGCACGATCTTTCAGATTCGGGACgacatcctcaacctcagtGGCGGGGAGTACACTAAAAATAAAGGCTTCTGTGAGGATATCACGGAGGGGAAGTTTTCCTTCCCCATTATTCACAGCATCAACAGTGATCCTAGGAACATGCAGCTTATGAACATCCTGAGACAGAGAAGTGAAGATAACTCGCTGAAAGCCTATGCGGTTGACTACATCACCTCGACCCGAAGCTTTACCTACAGCTATCAGAAGCTAAACTCACTGATTGCGGAAGCCAAGTCAATGGTGGAAGAATTGGATGCACAAATGGGCCCCTCGAGAGGCATGTGTGCGTTTTTAGAAATGTTGAATCTCAATTAA
- a CDS encoding uncharacterized protein (predicted protein), whose translation MDSPLGEREFHVGFCFPTWTEEQRSILSFWRVLFYNELKVEGLKGHLEWSTLDLSELLHHGPYQHFTTDIAKFQAITALRFISEQTTPEGSEEELSKGAEQLGPFQLPRLPEGKEFGWTCQPPPSLWAVTQGWNPDDPRLLEPRAFIRSKTSLRILASYSESDDEELLLTPLESEEPESEESEIYESESDEDDSDDGWGVGRGGCLLRIPSSSSEESVTLEENPSRDPEITSPVPLIQDFGQFPTGEECQKLHGQTIGVQFWNRMRRRSNAGPGQYIRSGAYLKYGFAIWEQQRMIDMGLWSTQARADASDCLRRWYSFLSEEDLNYHDSRRRRIDGSPPGS comes from the exons ATGGATAGTCCGCTCGGCGAAAGGGAATTTCACGTGGGGTTCTGCTTTCCCACATGGACAGAGGAGCAACGAAGCATTCTATCATTCTGGCGCGTGCTGTTCTACAATGAACTGAAAGTAGAAGGACTCAAAGGTCATCTAGAGTGGTCTACTCTAGATCTTTCAGAATTGCTACACCATGGCCCTTACCAGCATTTTACCACGGATATTGCGAAATTTCAAGCCATTACCGCATTACGCTTTATTTCTGAGCAAACAACCCCAGAAGGCTCTGAGGAAGAGCTGTCAAAGGGGGCTGAACAGCTCGGACCATTTCAGTTACCCAGGCTCCCTGAGGGCAAAGAGTTCGGCTGGACATGTCAGCCGCCGCCGTCTCTATGGGCTGTGACTCAAGGATGGAATCCTGACGACCCGCGTCTCCTTGAACCGAGAGCATTTATCAGATCGAAGACGAGTCTACGGATTCTCGCTTCATATAGTGAATCCGACGACGAGGAGCTCTTACTTACTCCGCTCGAAAGTGAGGAGCCGGAGAGTGAGGAATCCGAGATCTACGAGTCTGAAAGCGACGAGGATGACAGTGATGATGGATGGggagttggaagaggaggatgccttcttcgaataccatcatcatcatctgagGAAAGCGTCACATTGGAAGAGAACCCATCAAGGGACCCGGAGATCACATCCCCAGTGCCTTTGATTCAAGACTTTGGACAGTTTCCAACCGGAGAGGAGTGCCAAAAGCTTCACGGACAAACGATTGGGGTACAATTCTGGAACAGAATGCGTCGTCGTAGTAATGCCGGCCCGGGTCAATATATAAGGTCGGGCGCGTATCTCAAATATGGCTTCGCTATCTGGGAGCAACAGAGAATGATTGACATGGGACTATGGTCGACCCAAGCTCGTGCCGATGCATCCGATTGCTTACGAAGATGGTATAGCTTTTTGAGCGAGGAGGATCTTAACTATCATGACTCTAGACGGCGTCGAATTGA TGGTAGCCCGCCAGGCTCATAG